In Nakamurella antarctica, the following are encoded in one genomic region:
- a CDS encoding ABC transporter permease, with protein sequence MSPVHHDRSADAAIAALESVPAPGAADQSGVAAGYRPGKTLPFGVELRRQLKRRRTQFTLGFMVLLPVILAIAFAFGDPAKNRSSNSARASIVDLAQNGAGNFAMVTLIFAASFLLIVVISLFFGDTIASEASWSSLRYLLALPVPRIRLVRQKVLVAGALSLTAILLLPVTALLLGGVLYGFGPLQTPVGDQLTLGATVARLAIVVAFLAIQLTWVAGLAFLLSVSTDAPLGAVGGAVLLTILSQILDQIDALGGIRDWLPTHYAFAWTGTLSDPIRWDDMIRGGFAGLGYALILFGFGVMRFRRKDITS encoded by the coding sequence ATGAGCCCAGTTCACCACGACCGCAGTGCGGACGCTGCGATAGCCGCTCTTGAGTCCGTGCCGGCCCCGGGGGCGGCCGATCAGAGTGGGGTCGCTGCTGGCTACCGGCCGGGAAAGACATTGCCCTTCGGGGTGGAATTGCGTCGGCAACTTAAGCGTCGTCGCACGCAATTCACCCTGGGATTCATGGTGTTGCTTCCGGTGATCCTTGCTATTGCGTTTGCCTTCGGCGATCCCGCTAAGAACCGCAGCAGCAATAGCGCTCGAGCGTCCATCGTTGACTTGGCACAAAACGGCGCTGGCAACTTCGCCATGGTCACGTTGATATTCGCGGCCAGTTTCCTTCTGATTGTGGTGATTTCCCTCTTCTTTGGAGACACCATCGCGTCAGAGGCATCGTGGTCGTCGCTTCGTTATCTGCTGGCGCTGCCCGTGCCGCGCATCCGGCTGGTGCGGCAGAAGGTTCTTGTCGCGGGAGCTTTATCACTCACCGCAATTTTGTTACTTCCAGTGACAGCGCTCCTGCTGGGAGGCGTCTTGTATGGATTCGGGCCGCTGCAAACCCCCGTTGGCGACCAGTTGACACTGGGCGCAACTGTGGCCAGATTAGCTATCGTTGTCGCTTTTCTTGCGATCCAGCTGACATGGGTCGCTGGGTTGGCCTTCCTCCTGAGCGTGTCGACCGACGCGCCTCTGGGCGCTGTGGGAGGTGCGGTGCTCCTGACGATCCTGTCTCAGATTCTGGATCAGATTGATGCTCTCGGTGGAATCCGAGACTGGCTACCCACGCACTACGCCTTCGCGTGGACCGGCACGCTTTCCGACCCGATCCGCTGGGACGACATGATCCGTGGCGGTTTCGCTGGGCTCGGCTACGCGCTGATCCTCTTTGGCTTCGGCGTGATGCGCTTTCGTCGGAAAGACATCACCAGCTAG
- a CDS encoding ABC transporter ATP-binding protein, whose product MLAVTDVGFEVKAGQVLGLLGPNGAGKTTSLRMVMGLITPSAGEIRVFGQRITAGAPVLSRIGSFVEGSGFLPHLSGKDNLDLYWQATGRPLDAAFMEQTLEIAGLGKAVTRKVRTYSQGMRQRLAIAQAMLGLPDLLILDEPTNGLDPPQIHAMREVLRRYAATGRTVLVSSHLLSEVEQTCTHVVVVNQGKTIASGTVAELIATSGEMTFAVDDPARAASILGSLPGVSEVSVVEHQVQIDLAGTPPADAIAALVHAGVRVNTAAPRNRLEDVFLDLVGASSSSPSGSSTSATPYSDSSTSKSSRGGTR is encoded by the coding sequence GTGCTTGCGGTAACCGACGTCGGATTTGAGGTGAAAGCCGGGCAAGTGCTGGGACTGTTGGGTCCAAACGGAGCGGGTAAGACTACTTCGCTGCGCATGGTGATGGGTTTGATCACCCCCTCCGCTGGCGAAATTCGAGTATTCGGCCAACGGATCACCGCGGGCGCCCCCGTCCTTTCCCGCATCGGATCATTTGTTGAAGGTTCAGGCTTCCTCCCGCATCTGTCAGGAAAAGACAACCTAGACCTGTACTGGCAGGCCACTGGGCGGCCCTTGGACGCGGCCTTTATGGAACAGACGCTCGAGATCGCTGGCTTGGGCAAGGCTGTTACCCGCAAGGTCCGCACTTACTCCCAGGGCATGCGACAACGTCTGGCCATCGCCCAGGCGATGCTGGGTCTTCCTGATCTCCTCATCCTCGACGAACCGACGAACGGCCTCGATCCACCCCAGATCCACGCCATGCGAGAGGTGTTGCGGCGCTATGCAGCCACTGGGCGCACCGTACTTGTCTCCTCCCATCTGCTGTCGGAGGTAGAGCAGACCTGCACCCATGTCGTGGTCGTGAACCAAGGCAAGACCATCGCATCCGGCACTGTGGCCGAATTGATCGCCACGTCCGGTGAGATGACGTTCGCCGTCGACGATCCAGCTAGAGCTGCGAGCATTCTTGGCTCTTTACCCGGTGTTTCCGAGGTGTCGGTGGTAGAGCACCAGGTTCAGATCGATCTCGCTGGTACACCGCCAGCCGATGCGATCGCCGCTCTGGTCCATGCGGGAGTGCGCGTCAACACAGCGGCCCCCAGAAACAGGCTGGAAGATGTGTTCCTCGATCTGGTGGGCGCGAGCAGTTCGAGTCCATCAGGTTCCAGCACGAGTGCCACCCCATACTCTGATTCCAGCACGAGTAAGTCCAGCCGCGGAGGCACACGATGA
- a CDS encoding alpha/beta fold hydrolase → MARSALLGSFTRSRARRWISISVALVVLLAIAFIAWPSSDPKPVATQDVVLPVAGGAGEDATINIDATVYLPDSLPAPAIIMAHGLGGSKNSVAADAEDLARSGYLVLAYSARGFGASGGHIHLDSLDYEAQDAKALVDYLSTRSDVVQDGPGDPRVGVTGGSYGGAVTLMLAGIDPRVDAAVPLITWHSLADALFPNYATPASGPAATVGEVPAAADGVFKRYWAAVFMTSITSGSLVSGAVAGLSGGSTGAGLGIGTAGSSPSAAPAPAGGPPSPDAMKALAQGSCGRVAVDVCVGYNRVAESGRLDSAMTTLLANSSPAAVVGNITAPTLIIQGERDTLFGLDHADANARAIAANGTDVSVIWFSGGHDGGGIDDGTRASMHAWFDHYLARDAPAPNLGFRYNIDGSISDTGNVRSRTLSAPAYPGLAGAPGASIVSEQLSGNPQPVINPPGGTPAAISSLPGLGATASTALATLGADIPGQSARFTTTPLAQQLLLTGSAKIDLSITPGPSADQLAGGSAGGASTSSESTSEATFFVKLYKVSNSGIRTLAGGAASPIRVTGLAVGQPTNITVNLTPVALQIDAGSTIEVVVATTDQAFAVPNKSASYLIGLGTAATISIPVAGGSNISTSEIPIAALIGLIALLIVALGALIVGAESENTALTSTLTSLIFRSELPACARSMPVACLR, encoded by the coding sequence GTGGCGAGAAGCGCATTGCTGGGATCTTTCACCCGATCCCGTGCTCGGCGATGGATTTCCATCTCGGTGGCACTCGTCGTGCTGTTGGCTATCGCCTTCATCGCGTGGCCCAGCTCCGACCCGAAACCCGTTGCGACCCAGGACGTCGTCCTCCCTGTGGCAGGTGGCGCCGGCGAGGACGCCACCATCAACATCGACGCTACGGTGTACCTTCCCGATTCATTGCCCGCGCCTGCGATCATCATGGCGCATGGCCTGGGCGGCTCAAAAAATTCAGTCGCAGCAGATGCAGAAGATCTTGCCCGCAGCGGTTACCTGGTGCTTGCTTACTCGGCCCGTGGTTTTGGAGCGTCCGGTGGACACATCCATCTGGATTCCCTGGACTACGAGGCCCAGGACGCAAAGGCACTGGTCGACTACCTCAGCACCCGGTCTGACGTCGTCCAAGATGGTCCGGGAGACCCCAGAGTCGGCGTGACGGGCGGTTCCTACGGCGGGGCTGTCACACTCATGCTTGCTGGCATCGACCCGCGGGTGGACGCCGCGGTCCCCCTGATCACATGGCACAGTCTCGCCGACGCGCTCTTTCCCAATTACGCAACCCCTGCTTCCGGGCCCGCTGCCACGGTCGGCGAGGTGCCCGCTGCTGCGGATGGAGTTTTCAAACGCTATTGGGCAGCAGTGTTTATGACGTCCATCACCAGTGGGTCTTTGGTGAGCGGTGCGGTGGCTGGGCTGAGCGGCGGCAGCACCGGCGCGGGTCTGGGCATCGGCACTGCCGGGTCATCGCCATCAGCGGCGCCTGCTCCTGCAGGCGGGCCGCCGTCTCCTGACGCGATGAAAGCGCTCGCGCAGGGCAGCTGCGGAAGGGTGGCGGTAGACGTATGCGTGGGCTACAACAGAGTCGCCGAATCGGGAAGGCTCGACTCTGCGATGACCACGTTGCTCGCCAACTCGAGCCCGGCGGCGGTGGTAGGAAACATCACCGCTCCGACCCTCATCATCCAAGGCGAAAGGGACACCCTGTTCGGGCTGGACCACGCCGACGCGAACGCTCGCGCCATCGCAGCCAACGGCACTGACGTTTCCGTGATCTGGTTTAGCGGCGGGCACGACGGCGGCGGAATTGATGACGGGACGCGTGCCTCCATGCACGCGTGGTTTGACCATTACCTCGCCCGTGATGCTCCCGCACCGAACCTAGGCTTCAGATACAACATCGACGGTTCAATCTCTGACACCGGCAACGTCCGCAGTCGGACCCTTTCCGCACCGGCTTACCCAGGCCTCGCGGGCGCCCCCGGTGCGTCAATTGTCAGCGAGCAACTCAGTGGTAATCCGCAGCCCGTGATTAACCCACCCGGAGGCACGCCAGCGGCGATTTCGTCGCTTCCCGGCCTGGGAGCAACAGCCAGCACAGCACTGGCAACGCTGGGGGCTGATATTCCAGGACAGTCCGCGAGGTTTACCACCACACCGTTGGCCCAACAACTACTTCTCACCGGCAGCGCAAAAATTGATTTGTCGATTACACCTGGCCCATCAGCTGACCAATTGGCTGGCGGTAGCGCTGGGGGAGCTAGCACCAGCTCCGAAAGTACCAGCGAGGCAACGTTCTTCGTGAAATTGTACAAGGTCAGCAACAGTGGAATTCGGACCCTTGCCGGTGGTGCAGCTTCGCCGATTCGAGTCACCGGCCTCGCCGTGGGACAGCCTACAAACATCACGGTGAACCTCACCCCCGTGGCCCTGCAAATCGATGCGGGCTCAACAATTGAGGTTGTCGTTGCCACCACGGATCAAGCATTTGCGGTGCCGAACAAATCGGCGAGCTACCTGATCGGGTTGGGGACGGCCGCGACAATCAGCATCCCAGTTGCGGGTGGCAGCAATATCTCCACCAGTGAAATTCCCATCGCCGCCCTGATAGGGCTCATCGCGCTGCTCATCGTAGCTCTGGGAGCCCTCATCGTGGGGGCAGAGTCCGAAAACACCGCGCTGACATCGACCCTAACCTCGTTGATCTTCCGCTCCGAATTACCGGCTTGCGCAAGGAGTATGCCGGTGGCGTGCTTGCGGTAA
- a CDS encoding MBL fold metallo-hydrolase, with the protein MTNFEYSGHVAPASEPATRELKNLTITKLSVGPMDNNCYLLVCRRTGESLLIDAADDPGRIADMLHLGPQHPPLGAIVTTHQHADHWQALEAVMKSSGAKLIAHPDDASALPLPTDIFAEQGSHYAIGDADIEFVHLRGHTPGSLAVLYREPDGEDHLFTGDSLFPGGPGRTAGPPQFARLMDDLQVRVFDVLPDSTWVYPGHGDDTTLGAERPHLTTWRERGW; encoded by the coding sequence ATGACGAATTTTGAGTACAGCGGCCACGTCGCCCCCGCAAGCGAACCAGCCACCAGAGAACTGAAAAATCTGACGATCACGAAGCTTTCGGTAGGTCCGATGGATAACAACTGCTATCTGCTGGTGTGTAGGCGCACGGGCGAAAGCCTGCTGATCGACGCTGCCGATGACCCCGGCCGAATTGCTGACATGCTCCACTTGGGTCCCCAGCACCCACCCCTGGGCGCGATTGTGACCACCCATCAGCACGCTGATCATTGGCAAGCGCTGGAGGCGGTCATGAAGTCCTCGGGCGCGAAACTCATCGCCCATCCCGACGATGCCTCAGCACTCCCCCTCCCCACCGATATTTTTGCTGAGCAAGGCAGCCATTACGCCATAGGCGATGCAGATATTGAATTCGTGCACCTACGCGGCCACACTCCGGGGTCGCTGGCCGTGCTGTACCGCGAACCAGATGGCGAGGACCATCTATTTACCGGCGACTCGCTCTTCCCCGGTGGCCCCGGTAGGACAGCTGGACCACCGCAATTCGCCAGGCTGATGGACGACCTCCAAGTCAGGGTGTTTGATGTCCTGCCCGATTCAACATGGGTCTATCCGGGGCACGGCGACGATACGACCTTGGGCGCTGAGCGTCCCCACCTGACCACGTGGCGGGAGCGTGGCTGGTAG
- a CDS encoding Gfo/Idh/MocA family protein codes for MITSTNPVRWAVAGFGSGGRIFHAPLVDAAPSMQLVAVVTSNSERRRLVRQSYPDASVVANLAELAAMGVQGVTISTPSGTHAALAATALDLGLAVVVDKPFALDEASAAGLVELALLRRGVLIPFQNRRWDSDFRTIEKLIDQGVLGRVFRFASRIDRFRPITSGWSATGSAAEGGGALHDLGPHLVDQALQLFGPVATVYAELSTFRSGSGADDDFQLSLRHVGGVLSTLSAGKASAAQGPRFLVNGSTSGFVIDGFDVQESQLKAGYSPRDLGETWGVEPPSAYGRLVRTDGTTIVVPSERGRWDSFYPAVAATVRDQAPAPVQGAEAILTARVLDAARQSALSGSVVKVQQ; via the coding sequence GTGATTACATCAACGAATCCGGTCCGGTGGGCAGTGGCGGGCTTCGGCTCGGGTGGCCGCATTTTCCACGCGCCGTTGGTCGACGCGGCGCCAAGCATGCAGCTGGTCGCCGTGGTCACCAGCAACAGCGAACGGCGTCGACTGGTCCGGCAGAGCTATCCCGACGCAAGTGTCGTAGCAAACCTGGCCGAGCTCGCCGCGATGGGTGTCCAGGGCGTCACCATCAGCACCCCCAGTGGTACGCATGCAGCCTTGGCAGCCACCGCGCTTGACCTCGGCCTTGCGGTGGTAGTCGACAAGCCGTTTGCCCTCGATGAGGCATCAGCGGCGGGCTTGGTGGAACTTGCTCTGCTGCGGCGGGGCGTCCTGATCCCCTTCCAGAACCGCCGGTGGGACAGTGATTTTCGCACAATAGAGAAGCTGATCGACCAGGGTGTATTGGGTCGGGTTTTCCGGTTTGCCTCTCGCATTGATCGCTTTCGCCCGATCACCAGTGGATGGTCCGCTACCGGCTCAGCGGCAGAAGGTGGTGGCGCACTGCATGATCTCGGGCCACATTTGGTCGATCAGGCTCTGCAACTGTTCGGCCCGGTAGCCACCGTCTACGCGGAGCTCAGCACCTTCCGGTCGGGCAGCGGCGCAGATGACGATTTTCAGCTCAGTCTTCGACACGTCGGCGGGGTGCTCAGCACGCTTTCCGCAGGAAAGGCTTCCGCTGCCCAGGGTCCACGCTTTCTCGTCAACGGATCCACTTCCGGGTTCGTCATTGATGGCTTCGATGTGCAGGAAAGCCAGCTCAAAGCCGGATATTCCCCACGCGATTTGGGTGAAACCTGGGGAGTGGAACCGCCAAGCGCTTACGGCAGGCTGGTGAGAACCGACGGGACCACGATCGTGGTTCCGAGCGAGCGCGGCCGTTGGGACTCCTTCTACCCCGCCGTTGCCGCCACCGTCCGCGATCAAGCACCCGCTCCCGTGCAGGGTGCGGAAGCGATACTCACGGCGCGCGTTTTGGATGCGGCTCGACAGTCGGCACTGTCGGGCTCGGTAGTTAAGGTGCAGCAATGA
- the uvrA gene encoding excinuclease ABC subunit UvrA codes for MIERLIVRGAREHNLRNVDIDLPRDALIVFTGLSGSGKSSLAFDTIFAEGQRRYVESLSSYARQFLGQMDKPDVDFIEGLSPAVSIDQKSTSRNPRSTVGTITEIYDYLRLLFARIGRPHCPTCGELVTKQTPQQIVDRILEMPEGIRFQVLAPVVRERKGEYVDLLSSLTSQGYSRVRVDGVVQLITEVPKLKKQEKHSIEVVIDRLAAKASSRQRITDSVETALRLAEGIVILDFVDLEENDKFRERRYSERMACPNDHPLALDDLEPRSFSFNSPFGACPECAGLGTKKEVDAELVIPDEELSLADGAVHPWGTGTTSEYFSRLLEGLADVMGFSMADPWGALPAKVRSAVLNGVGEQVHVTYKNRYGRKRSYYAEFEGVIPFLERRAAQTDSDYAREKYEGYMREVPCRVCKGTRLRPEILAVTLEHSDTSGSSAEVNIAQISAMSIGEAAAFFPGLILSDRDMMIAEPVLKEVGARLGFLLDVGLEYLSLERPAATLSGGEAQRIRLATQIGSGLVGVLYVLDEPSIGLHQRDNHRLIQTLTRLRDLGNTLIVVEHDEDTIRTADWVVDIGPGAGEHGGKVVVSGSVAELEASAESITGAYISGRLEIPVPAERRAVDRARMLTVVGARENNLQNVTVDFPLGTLLAVTGVSGSGKSTLVNDILHAVLANRINGARLIPGRHTRVTGLELVDKVVGVDQSPIGRTPRSNPATYTGVFDHVRKLFASTSEAKVRGYQQGRFSFNVKGGRCEACAGDGTLKIEMNFLPDIYVPCEVCKGARYNRETLEVHYKGKTISDVLDTPIEEAADFFEAIGPIHRHLKTLVDVGLGYVRLGQSAPTLSGGEAQRVKLASELQKRSTGRTVYVLDEPTTGLHFADVEKLLRVINGLVNKGNTVVVIEHNLDVIKTADWVIDMGPEGGSGGGSVVAQGTPEQIAANPQSHTGRYLAPILRGRKVKSSNDSGAAGELAGRAGAAAKPVRARKATTPRASADDQSVATAKATLAKARRKVAKLS; via the coding sequence GTGATTGAACGCTTAATTGTCCGAGGTGCCCGCGAGCACAACCTGCGCAACGTCGACATCGACTTGCCACGGGATGCGCTTATCGTTTTCACCGGCCTCTCGGGGTCCGGAAAATCGTCTCTGGCGTTTGACACCATTTTCGCCGAGGGTCAGCGACGGTACGTCGAATCGCTGTCCTCCTACGCCCGCCAGTTCCTTGGTCAGATGGACAAGCCCGACGTCGATTTCATCGAAGGGCTCTCTCCTGCTGTTTCGATCGATCAGAAGTCAACGTCGCGTAATCCACGATCCACGGTGGGCACGATCACCGAAATTTACGACTACCTCCGACTGCTGTTTGCGCGTATCGGGCGGCCGCATTGCCCCACGTGTGGCGAGCTGGTCACGAAGCAAACCCCACAACAAATTGTCGACCGCATCCTAGAAATGCCCGAGGGCATTCGGTTTCAAGTGTTGGCGCCCGTCGTCCGGGAGCGTAAGGGCGAGTACGTCGACCTCCTGTCCTCACTCACCAGCCAGGGCTACTCACGAGTGCGCGTTGATGGCGTTGTTCAGCTCATCACGGAGGTGCCCAAGCTGAAGAAGCAGGAGAAGCACTCCATCGAAGTGGTCATCGACCGGCTAGCGGCGAAGGCGTCCTCACGGCAACGCATCACAGATTCGGTGGAAACAGCGCTGCGCCTCGCCGAGGGCATCGTGATCCTTGATTTCGTAGACCTTGAAGAGAACGACAAATTCCGGGAGCGTCGCTACTCGGAACGGATGGCCTGCCCTAACGACCATCCGCTGGCTCTGGACGATCTGGAGCCCCGATCCTTTTCATTTAATTCGCCCTTCGGCGCGTGCCCGGAATGTGCTGGGCTTGGCACAAAAAAGGAAGTCGATGCCGAACTCGTCATTCCTGACGAGGAACTGTCGTTAGCCGATGGCGCCGTGCATCCGTGGGGCACCGGTACCACCAGCGAGTACTTTTCTCGGTTACTTGAAGGGCTCGCCGATGTCATGGGGTTTTCGATGGCGGATCCGTGGGGTGCATTGCCCGCCAAAGTGCGATCGGCGGTCCTGAACGGAGTCGGTGAGCAGGTTCACGTTACGTACAAGAACAGATACGGACGCAAGCGTTCTTACTATGCGGAGTTCGAGGGCGTCATCCCGTTCTTGGAGCGCCGCGCAGCCCAAACGGATTCGGACTACGCACGCGAGAAGTACGAAGGCTATATGCGTGAGGTGCCATGTCGCGTGTGTAAGGGAACCAGGCTCCGTCCAGAGATCTTGGCCGTCACACTGGAGCACTCGGATACGTCCGGTTCTTCCGCGGAAGTAAATATTGCGCAGATCTCCGCAATGTCCATCGGCGAAGCAGCTGCCTTCTTTCCCGGTCTCATCCTGTCCGATCGGGACATGATGATTGCCGAGCCAGTGCTGAAAGAGGTCGGCGCACGGTTGGGATTCCTGCTCGACGTCGGATTGGAATATCTGTCTCTCGAAAGGCCCGCCGCCACGTTGTCCGGGGGAGAGGCACAACGCATCAGACTGGCCACCCAGATCGGTTCCGGTCTCGTCGGTGTGCTTTACGTTTTGGACGAACCCTCGATCGGTCTGCACCAGCGGGACAACCATCGGCTGATTCAAACGTTGACCAGACTGCGCGACCTCGGCAACACCCTCATCGTGGTCGAACACGACGAAGACACCATCCGGACGGCGGATTGGGTCGTCGATATCGGACCAGGTGCAGGCGAACACGGCGGCAAGGTGGTCGTGTCTGGTTCAGTCGCCGAGCTGGAGGCCAGTGCGGAATCCATTACGGGCGCCTACATTTCCGGGCGGCTGGAAATCCCGGTGCCCGCCGAGCGCCGAGCCGTTGACCGGGCACGCATGTTAACGGTGGTGGGTGCTCGCGAAAACAATCTGCAAAACGTCACGGTCGACTTCCCGCTCGGCACGCTGCTTGCGGTGACGGGGGTTTCGGGGTCCGGCAAGTCGACGTTGGTGAACGACATCCTGCACGCGGTCCTCGCCAACCGGATCAATGGCGCACGGCTCATCCCGGGGCGGCACACCCGGGTTACCGGGCTCGAGCTTGTCGACAAGGTGGTGGGTGTCGATCAATCACCTATTGGCCGCACCCCTCGCTCTAACCCAGCGACCTATACCGGCGTATTTGATCATGTCCGAAAGCTATTCGCCTCCACATCCGAGGCGAAGGTCCGGGGTTACCAACAGGGCAGGTTCTCTTTCAACGTCAAAGGTGGACGCTGCGAAGCGTGCGCGGGGGATGGAACCCTGAAAATTGAGATGAACTTCCTTCCCGACATTTACGTGCCCTGCGAAGTGTGCAAGGGTGCGCGATACAACCGGGAGACGTTAGAGGTTCACTACAAGGGCAAAACGATTTCCGATGTTCTGGACACCCCCATAGAAGAAGCTGCGGACTTCTTCGAGGCCATTGGCCCGATTCATCGCCACCTTAAGACGCTCGTCGACGTCGGTCTTGGGTACGTGCGTCTCGGTCAATCAGCGCCCACGTTGTCCGGTGGAGAGGCACAACGGGTGAAACTCGCGTCGGAATTGCAAAAACGGTCCACGGGTCGCACGGTGTATGTCTTGGACGAGCCTACGACCGGCTTGCATTTTGCAGACGTCGAAAAGTTGCTTCGAGTCATCAATGGTCTTGTCAATAAGGGCAACACGGTCGTCGTGATCGAGCACAACCTTGATGTGATCAAGACGGCCGATTGGGTGATCGACATGGGACCCGAGGGCGGTTCGGGTGGGGGCAGCGTGGTCGCGCAGGGCACTCCTGAGCAGATTGCAGCCAACCCGCAGTCGCACACTGGACGCTATCTAGCGCCAATACTCCGTGGTCGCAAGGTGAAGTCCAGCAACGATTCCGGTGCAGCTGGCGAGCTAGCGGGTAGGGCCGGCGCCGCGGCGAAACCGGTTCGGGCGCGCAAGGCCACGACACCCAGAGCATCAGCTGATGATCAGAGCGTGGCTACGGCCAAAGCAACTCTGGCTAAGGCCCGCCGCAAGGTGGCCAAACTTAGCTAG
- a CDS encoding phosphoribosyl-ATP diphosphatase, whose protein sequence is MKTFDSLFAELLDRSVSRPAGSGTVDALDAGVHAQGKKLLEEAGEVWLAAEHESDDAVALEISQLIYRAQVIMIGRGISLEQVYKHL, encoded by the coding sequence GTGAAAACCTTCGATTCTCTATTTGCCGAACTGCTCGACCGGTCGGTGAGCCGGCCAGCGGGTTCCGGAACAGTTGATGCCCTCGATGCTGGCGTTCACGCCCAGGGAAAAAAGCTGTTGGAAGAGGCGGGCGAGGTCTGGCTTGCTGCCGAGCACGAGAGTGATGACGCGGTGGCACTGGAGATCTCTCAGCTCATCTACCGGGCGCAGGTGATCATGATCGGTCGTGGGATCTCGCTGGAGCAGGTCTACAAGCACCTGTAG
- the hisG gene encoding ATP phosphoribosyltransferase, translating into MLRVAVPNKGTLSEPATEMLREAGYRQRTESRDLTIIDVANDIEFFFLRPKDIAIYVGSGELDLGITGRDLAAESEAGVREELGLGFGYSTFRYAAPAGDPWDVSKLQGIRVATAYPRLVQQDLAAQGVTAEVIRLDGAVEISIQLGVADAIADVVGSGRTLRQHGLVAFGPTICDSEAVVIARADTVLSKDSQQVVNRLQGVVFAQQYLMLDYDCPRSLLEQATAITPGLESPTVAPLADPDWVAVRAMVLRKVSNPVMDKLHDLGAKAILASDIRSCRL; encoded by the coding sequence ATGTTGCGCGTTGCCGTACCCAATAAAGGCACTTTGAGCGAGCCTGCCACCGAAATGCTGCGTGAGGCCGGCTACCGCCAGCGGACCGAGTCCAGGGACCTCACCATCATCGATGTTGCCAACGATATTGAGTTCTTTTTCCTGCGACCCAAAGACATTGCCATTTACGTCGGTTCCGGCGAGCTGGACCTTGGAATCACCGGGCGAGACTTAGCCGCGGAATCCGAAGCTGGTGTCCGGGAGGAGCTAGGACTCGGCTTTGGTTACTCCACGTTCCGATATGCAGCGCCCGCCGGTGACCCCTGGGATGTCTCGAAACTCCAAGGCATTCGGGTTGCCACTGCCTACCCGCGCCTCGTCCAGCAGGATTTGGCTGCCCAGGGTGTGACGGCAGAGGTGATTCGGTTGGACGGCGCGGTCGAAATCTCGATCCAGTTGGGTGTCGCTGACGCTATCGCGGATGTCGTGGGATCGGGACGCACGTTGCGCCAGCATGGATTAGTGGCCTTCGGACCGACCATCTGTGATTCTGAGGCCGTGGTGATTGCCCGAGCAGACACGGTCTTGTCCAAGGATTCGCAGCAGGTGGTGAATAGGCTGCAAGGGGTAGTTTTTGCGCAACAGTATTTGATGCTTGATTACGACTGCCCTCGTAGCTTGTTGGAGCAGGCGACCGCTATCACGCCCGGTTTGGAGTCCCCGACGGTGGCTCCGCTCGCTGACCCTGACTGGGTTGCTGTCCGTGCGATGGTCCTTCGTAAGGTTTCCAACCCGGTGATGGATAAGCTGCACGACTTGGGAGCAAAGGCAATTCTGGCTTCGGATATTCGCTCCTGCCGCCTGTAA
- a CDS encoding thioesterase family protein produces MTTGLAASLRTDIPAYYIPLGAGRYLPTIHAQGAWSEHEQHMSPVAGLLVHVMQACSPRRDLALARISFDILGFLPATEVDMSARILRPGKTIELVEAEMSVGGRTIARATGWRLLVSDTGIVAGTPLSTLAGPERASPWAGEDLWGGGFIRSLEFRTLPGRSPGTGKTWLRSTVDLVEGRESSDLEMMLAVVDTANGVSPRVPPSDYVFPNTDLTVHLFRQPQGRWLGMDTEVSLGPDGVGLTATALHDEHGPIGRSAQILTVRKR; encoded by the coding sequence GTGACTACTGGACTGGCCGCCTCTTTACGAACCGATATCCCGGCTTATTACATTCCGCTGGGGGCAGGTCGGTATCTGCCGACGATCCACGCGCAGGGCGCCTGGAGCGAACACGAGCAACACATGTCGCCGGTCGCAGGCTTGCTCGTCCATGTGATGCAAGCGTGCAGCCCGCGTCGCGACTTGGCGCTGGCTCGGATATCTTTCGACATTCTCGGGTTCCTCCCAGCCACCGAGGTGGACATGAGCGCCCGAATCTTGCGGCCTGGCAAGACCATAGAACTTGTCGAGGCCGAGATGTCTGTCGGCGGAAGAACTATCGCGCGCGCGACAGGCTGGCGGTTACTTGTTTCTGACACCGGGATCGTTGCGGGGACGCCGCTTTCCACACTAGCGGGACCTGAGAGAGCATCCCCGTGGGCAGGAGAAGATTTGTGGGGCGGTGGCTTCATCAGGTCGCTCGAATTTCGCACCCTGCCGGGTCGCAGTCCAGGCACTGGGAAAACATGGCTCAGATCCACCGTAGATCTGGTGGAGGGTCGGGAGAGTTCAGATCTAGAAATGATGCTGGCGGTCGTCGATACCGCAAACGGCGTGTCGCCCAGAGTGCCACCGAGCGATTACGTCTTCCCAAACACTGACCTGACGGTGCACCTCTTCCGCCAACCTCAGGGCCGATGGTTGGGAATGGATACCGAGGTAAGCCTCGGGCCGGACGGAGTAGGTCTTACTGCCACGGCGCTCCATGACGAACACGGCCCCATCGGTCGATCAGCGCAGATTCTTACCGTTCGAAAACGTTAA